From the Rhodothermia bacterium genome, one window contains:
- the dcm gene encoding DNA (cytosine-5-)-methyltransferase — translation MFSIRGENKTDYTYLGLFAGAGGLDLGFELAGFQHTESNEILDYAVETLRLNRPDWKVAHGDVREYTPSFKKGLDVLLAGFPCQGFSLGGNRDENDERNTLYREVVRIAQYMQPRVIVMENVLNLRTMIHPETGKPFAQQISDELSAIGYTTTFDFFRVSQHGVPQTRRRFIFVAYKGNTLRHFKFPKPQKYETGIKEFLYDLGQNLSINLPNHDPVWGFKSYAHTETCEAFDKSEEAIPVRFSRTASEGNPIRDFESPFPAIDTATVWGWAKGNVVAERIVKDREDAMYVRNPESVAKLWRIKASKLRPFTAREYARLQTFPDDWVFYGNNKRELQLQIGNAVPVIFAEKIAIKVREALEFLDGYKQEVSFEIGEQIKLF, via the coding sequence ATGTTTAGTATTAGAGGTGAAAACAAAACGGATTACACTTACTTGGGATTATTTGCAGGTGCAGGTGGACTAGACCTTGGCTTTGAACTTGCGGGGTTTCAACACACGGAATCCAACGAAATTCTGGATTATGCTGTTGAGACTTTGAGATTAAACCGTCCTGACTGGAAAGTAGCGCATGGAGATGTTCGGGAATATACACCATCCTTCAAAAAAGGACTTGATGTCTTGTTGGCAGGTTTTCCATGTCAAGGATTTTCCCTTGGCGGAAATAGAGATGAAAATGATGAACGTAACACGCTTTACCGTGAAGTAGTCCGAATAGCACAATATATGCAACCCCGAGTAATTGTGATGGAGAATGTTCTGAATTTGCGGACAATGATACATCCTGAGACCGGTAAACCATTTGCACAACAAATTTCGGACGAACTTTCGGCAATTGGTTATACAACAACATTTGACTTTTTTAGGGTCTCACAGCACGGAGTTCCACAGACAAGGCGAAGGTTCATTTTTGTAGCCTATAAAGGTAACACATTACGACACTTTAAATTTCCAAAACCCCAAAAATACGAAACAGGAATTAAAGAGTTTTTATACGATTTAGGGCAAAATTTATCTATAAATCTTCCAAATCATGACCCAGTGTGGGGCTTTAAAAGTTATGCACATACAGAAACTTGCGAGGCGTTTGATAAATCTGAGGAAGCAATTCCAGTTCGATTTAGCAGGACAGCATCTGAGGGAAATCCTATAAGAGATTTTGAGTCACCATTTCCAGCAATAGACACAGCAACAGTCTGGGGTTGGGCAAAGGGTAATGTTGTGGCCGAACGTATTGTAAAAGACCGAGAGGATGCAATGTATGTCCGCAACCCAGAAAGTGTAGCAAAACTTTGGAGAATTAAGGCAAGTAAGTTGAGACCATTTACTGCAAGAGAATACGCAAGATTGCAAACATTCCCAGATGATTGGGTTTTCTACGGTAATAATAAAAGGGAGTTACAGTTACAAATCGGGAATGCTGTGCCTGTTATTTTTGCAGAAAAAATTGCAATAAAAGTTAGGGAGGCCTTAGAGTTTTTGGATGGCTACAAACAGGAAGTTTCCTTTGAAATTGGAGAGCAAATTAAACTTTTTTAA